Proteins encoded together in one Streptomyces sp. NA04227 window:
- a CDS encoding S8 family peptidase, with the protein MTGFRPLRISLVAAAAATLLGGAIVPSLVTPTASAAPPAADSDAAPSVAVERLIVGYKSKSAAAKSNAEAEKNTRATLKKAGHSADFERRLGTGAALIDLGDKLGQKDLDEVLAAFEANPDVAYVVPDRRVYAMAAEPNDSLYKQQWDLFESTAGMNVPGAWDKATGKGVRVAVIDTGHVAHSDVAANVIDGYDFISDTRVANDGDGRDSDAADPGDWLTAGECGTDAHGNPVPANDTSSSWHGTHVAGTVAAATNNGKGVAGIAYDATVQPVRVLGKCGGSTSDIIDAITWASGGAVQGVPDNPKPAHVINMSLGGNGACDQGTQSAIDGAAGRGTTVVVAAGNSNADAAGFTPSSCDKVISVAATNRDGSLARYSNYGDVVDIAAPGGETHVSPEDGILSTVNDGAREPGGETYKAYQGTSMAAPHIAGLAALLYQTKSGISPADVEAAIKKSARALPGTCNGGCGAGLADATATVTGKSGDPQPDPEPTPDPEPEPEPWPFPWPEPWPWPWTGGDNASTPGA; encoded by the coding sequence GTGACCGGTTTCAGACCCCTGCGCATATCCCTGGTGGCCGCGGCAGCGGCCACCCTCCTAGGCGGGGCGATAGTGCCCTCCCTCGTCACGCCCACCGCTTCGGCCGCCCCGCCCGCCGCCGATTCCGACGCCGCGCCCTCCGTGGCGGTCGAGCGCCTCATCGTCGGCTACAAGTCGAAATCCGCTGCGGCGAAGTCCAACGCCGAGGCGGAGAAGAACACCAGGGCCACTCTCAAGAAGGCGGGCCACAGTGCCGACTTCGAGCGCCGCCTGGGTACGGGTGCCGCGCTGATCGACCTCGGCGACAAGCTCGGCCAGAAGGACCTCGACGAGGTTCTGGCCGCCTTCGAGGCGAACCCGGACGTCGCCTACGTCGTCCCCGACCGCCGCGTGTACGCCATGGCCGCCGAGCCGAACGACTCCCTGTACAAACAGCAGTGGGACCTCTTCGAGTCCACCGCCGGTATGAACGTGCCGGGCGCGTGGGACAAGGCCACCGGCAAGGGCGTCAGGGTCGCGGTCATCGACACCGGCCACGTCGCGCACTCGGACGTGGCCGCGAACGTCATCGACGGCTACGACTTCATCTCCGACACGCGTGTGGCCAACGACGGCGACGGCCGCGACAGCGACGCCGCGGACCCGGGTGACTGGCTCACCGCCGGCGAATGCGGCACCGACGCGCACGGCAACCCCGTACCCGCCAACGACACCAGCAGCTCCTGGCACGGCACGCACGTCGCCGGTACCGTCGCCGCCGCCACCAACAACGGCAAGGGCGTCGCCGGAATCGCGTACGACGCGACCGTCCAGCCCGTGCGCGTCCTGGGCAAGTGCGGCGGCAGCACCTCGGACATCATCGACGCGATCACCTGGGCCTCCGGCGGCGCCGTCCAGGGCGTGCCGGACAACCCGAAGCCCGCCCACGTCATCAACATGAGCCTGGGCGGCAACGGAGCCTGCGACCAGGGCACCCAGAGCGCCATCGACGGCGCCGCGGGCCGGGGCACCACCGTCGTGGTCGCCGCGGGCAACAGCAACGCCGACGCGGCGGGCTTCACCCCCTCCAGCTGCGACAAGGTCATCTCCGTCGCCGCCACCAACCGGGACGGCAGCCTGGCCCGCTACTCCAACTACGGCGATGTCGTCGACATCGCCGCTCCCGGCGGCGAGACGCACGTCAGCCCGGAGGACGGCATCCTGTCGACCGTGAACGACGGAGCCCGTGAGCCCGGCGGCGAAACGTACAAGGCCTACCAGGGCACCAGCATGGCCGCCCCGCACATCGCCGGCCTCGCGGCCCTGCTGTACCAGACCAAGTCCGGCATCAGCCCCGCCGACGTCGAGGCCGCCATCAAGAAGAGCGCCCGTGCCCTGCCCGGCACGTGCAACGGCGGCTGCGGCGCGGGCCTGGCCGACGCGACGGCCACCGTCACCGGCAAGAGCGGCGACCCGCAGCCGGACCCGGAGCCCACGCCGGACCCCGAGCCCGAGCCGGAGCCGTGGCCGTTCCCGTGGCCGGAGCCGTGGCCCTGGCCGTGGACGGGCGGCGACAACGCCTCGACTCCTGGAGCCTGA
- a CDS encoding RidA family protein, producing MTAKIRRINPDQLHETPGYHHITVVETGRTAYLAGQCPLDQGGSLVGPGSLEAQVDQVVVNALAALAAVNAQPQHVVRSVIYVRSDDRADLGLAWQRLTASALGPAFTSASTLLGVAQLGFTGQLVEVDLTVALPD from the coding sequence ATGACAGCGAAGATCCGCCGCATCAACCCCGATCAGTTGCACGAGACGCCGGGCTACCACCACATCACCGTGGTGGAGACCGGCCGCACGGCTTATCTGGCGGGGCAGTGCCCGCTCGACCAGGGCGGCTCCCTCGTCGGCCCGGGCTCCCTGGAGGCGCAAGTCGACCAGGTCGTCGTGAACGCACTTGCCGCCCTTGCGGCGGTGAACGCTCAGCCGCAGCACGTGGTGCGGTCGGTGATCTACGTGCGCAGCGACGACAGGGCGGACCTGGGCCTCGCCTGGCAGCGACTCACCGCTTCCGCCCTCGGGCCGGCCTTCACGTCCGCCAGCACGCTCTTGGGGGTTGCCCAACTGGGCTTCACAGGGCAGCTGGTCGAGGTGGACCTCACCGTCGCACTGCCCGACTGA
- a CDS encoding ATP-binding protein translates to MITTQPRAAAVPTSRTRPAVDGEPSAVLGSALCTLEATPESVPRLRRFVRHAARAWDLSDDVEYALCLVVTELATNVVTHSGSPDLTLALTGRPGTLTVQVVDSGQWLPSPVPARGRKTPSTVACGGRGLNLVRAHTTHCEIHRSGRGTSVTATFAVAAPQSHESRDQRLAVPLPAAPSTPL, encoded by the coding sequence GTGATCACCACCCAGCCCCGAGCGGCGGCGGTTCCCACGTCCCGGACCCGCCCCGCCGTAGACGGGGAACCGTCCGCGGTCCTCGGGTCGGCCCTGTGCACCCTGGAGGCAACCCCGGAGTCCGTCCCGCGGCTGCGTCGCTTCGTTCGGCATGCGGCGCGGGCCTGGGACCTGTCCGACGACGTCGAGTACGCCCTGTGCCTGGTCGTCACCGAACTCGCCACCAATGTGGTCACGCACAGCGGCAGCCCCGACCTGACCCTCGCGCTGACCGGCCGTCCCGGCACCCTGACGGTGCAGGTCGTCGACTCCGGACAGTGGCTGCCGTCCCCTGTCCCCGCCCGGGGACGGAAGACACCGAGCACGGTCGCGTGCGGTGGCCGGGGCCTGAACCTGGTCCGCGCCCACACCACGCACTGCGAGATCCACCGTTCGGGCCGGGGCACCTCGGTCACGGCCACCTTCGCCGTCGCCGCCCCGCAGTCCCACGAGTCCCGCGATCAACGGCTCGCCGTCCCACTGCCCGCCGCACCTTCAACGCCCCTGTAG
- a CDS encoding alpha/beta hydrolase, whose amino-acid sequence MTFSNRTRTFRTGCATAGLLLLTSCGLLPSSAQDRDPAHAPELRRFYGQKPHWKDCGEGLQCASLTVPMDYARPRGKTFTLPLVRHPATNRERRLGSLVYNPGGPGASGVEDLKGGTADDLGERIRERFDIVSFDPRGVGGSKPAVTCDYDESGGSEGEGDGEGAGEGEVGAGAAADAGLTLYPQDDAERDSALAYADEDADGCAAGSGSLLRHVGTPDVARDVDVLRAALGDRRITYLGWSYGTYLGSRYAEQFPHRVRAMVLDGAVDPSLTWRERALSMGAGFEQSLDDYAELCADYAGESCPGTTPEEIRDVVDSLYDSVTEEPLQVSDSDETVDIATLHSVVSESMYAPEDSWTDLSDALWQAYDEGDGSLLLKLSDGEELDGEEPNGEEGDGEEEDEELDETAQTRTARNAADDSTEPADNSEEAPDNSEEALMAVNCLDIPHPRSPEAYWDLLQEAHEETGLSGTSSVLDEMSCRKWIKGATKPHRVKAPGLPPTLVVGTTGDPATPYHEAESLAGQLPGGMLLTYEGVGHLAYGRGDACVDKAVDDYLLTLEKVRPGTTC is encoded by the coding sequence ATGACGTTCAGCAACCGCACGCGCACTTTTCGTACGGGGTGTGCGACGGCGGGCCTGCTGCTGCTCACTTCCTGCGGGCTCCTCCCGTCGAGTGCGCAGGACCGCGACCCCGCGCACGCACCGGAGCTGCGCCGGTTCTACGGGCAGAAGCCGCACTGGAAGGACTGCGGGGAAGGGCTGCAGTGCGCCTCGCTCACGGTGCCCATGGACTACGCCCGACCGCGCGGGAAGACGTTCACCCTGCCGCTGGTCCGCCACCCGGCCACCAACCGTGAGCGGCGTCTGGGGTCCCTGGTCTACAACCCGGGCGGGCCCGGGGCCTCCGGCGTGGAGGACCTCAAGGGCGGCACGGCCGACGACCTCGGCGAGCGCATACGGGAGCGCTTCGACATCGTCTCCTTCGACCCGCGTGGCGTCGGCGGCAGCAAGCCCGCGGTGACCTGCGACTACGACGAGTCCGGGGGCAGTGAGGGCGAAGGCGACGGTGAGGGTGCGGGCGAGGGCGAGGTAGGGGCGGGCGCCGCGGCCGACGCCGGACTGACTCTCTATCCGCAGGACGACGCCGAGCGCGACAGCGCCCTCGCCTACGCCGACGAGGACGCGGACGGGTGCGCGGCGGGCAGCGGATCGCTGCTACGGCATGTCGGCACCCCCGACGTCGCGCGCGACGTCGACGTACTCCGCGCGGCCCTCGGCGACCGGAGGATCACCTACCTCGGCTGGTCGTACGGCACGTACCTTGGAAGCCGGTACGCGGAGCAGTTCCCGCACCGGGTCCGCGCCATGGTCCTCGACGGCGCCGTGGACCCGAGCCTCACCTGGCGTGAGCGCGCGCTGAGCATGGGCGCCGGATTCGAGCAGTCCCTGGACGACTACGCCGAGCTGTGTGCCGACTACGCCGGCGAAAGCTGCCCGGGCACCACACCGGAGGAGATCCGCGACGTCGTGGACTCGCTCTACGACTCGGTGACCGAAGAGCCGCTGCAGGTGTCCGACTCCGACGAGACGGTGGACATCGCGACGCTGCACTCCGTGGTCAGCGAGTCGATGTACGCACCGGAGGACTCGTGGACCGACCTGTCCGACGCCCTGTGGCAGGCGTACGACGAGGGTGACGGCTCCCTACTGCTCAAGCTCTCCGACGGCGAGGAACTCGACGGCGAGGAGCCCAACGGCGAGGAAGGCGACGGCGAGGAAGAAGACGAAGAACTCGACGAGACGGCCCAGACCCGGACCGCGCGGAACGCCGCCGACGACAGCACCGAGCCCGCCGACAACAGTGAAGAGGCCCCGGACAACAGTGAAGAGGCCCTGATGGCGGTCAACTGCCTCGACATACCCCACCCGCGCAGCCCCGAGGCGTACTGGGACCTGTTGCAGGAGGCGCACGAAGAGACGGGTCTCTCCGGCACTTCGAGCGTGCTGGACGAGATGAGCTGCCGTAAGTGGATCAAGGGTGCCACCAAGCCGCACCGCGTCAAGGCTCCCGGCCTGCCGCCCACGCTGGTCGTCGGCACCACGGGTGACCCGGCGACCCCGTACCACGAGGCGGAGAGCTTGGCCGGGCAACTGCCGGGCGGCATGCTCCTCACGTACGAGGGCGTCGGACACCTCGCGTACGGACGTGGGGACGCCTGCGTGGACAAGGCCGTCGACGACTACCTCCTCACCCTCGAGAAGGTGCGCCCCGGCACGACGTGCTGA
- a CDS encoding helix-turn-helix transcriptional regulator has protein sequence MATVSDFFWERRLRRTLAGEESQRLLVLVEGAEGSGKSRLVRRLARLQEATRVPRVLWQCGRGDASEMPEVPSDGPLLLLVEDVHRAGADELAYLRGLLEHPAPGLAAAVTYRPESLAEPGSPLGSPRPRYPAELVVLRHRVEPWSREQVRQAAVAALGERCADEAVARLHERSGGSAQVVADLLAVLRDSAPKRCTADAVDAVGAPVRLAGMMRDRLAAVPARHRVVVWAAAVLDEPATRRELLTVAGLGPEHGRAALVAATARSALVTDAEGRYVLPVPLGSVAVREGLPWPVLQDLHGRAADVLLGRQPVPWAVVARHRGVAGHVRGWLRAVEQAARESAEEERHQEAVTLLERTLTSPLVPRSARARLSPMLARSATVGLHVEQSVELLSQIVEDETLPESVRGEVRLNLGLVLTNQVGGGQLGWPELEQAAEELREHRPDLAARAMIALAATSWPGQSLDVHLAWMARAEEAANASEDEAIRVNTALTRAWVECSYGNPRGWDLLRSLPADSPDPELRREVARCLCNIADSAVWLGWYDRAEKLLADGVALASGSPYTEYGARGTRLVLDWSTGHWTGLAERCESYLAEGDSAEGLSGDGHYVLGLLGLAHGEWSRTTSWLSGVADSSNDLAAGASAALVRLSLAREDTSAAVSEARAAWQRVAEKAMWVGTSDLPPRAVEAVALADGAAAAQQMVDAFAAGIDGREAPAAQAALIWARAVLAEVTGAPTEAVPLYRAAAEAYAALHHPYAEALTGEGAARCVLGAEAGAGVGSSGDGSSGVGSSGDGSSGVGSSGDGSSGVGSSDDGRAGATATAGTSDEDRARAIDELSAAVERFTYLGANWDAARARALLRAHRPEKRPRGRPSYHGDLSPREREVAELAATGLTNREIASTLHLSHRTVEQHIAHAMRKVGTDSRRGLVPRAGAEGSGG, from the coding sequence ATGGCCACGGTGAGTGACTTCTTCTGGGAGCGGCGGCTGCGGCGGACGCTCGCCGGAGAGGAATCGCAGCGGCTGCTGGTTCTGGTCGAGGGGGCGGAGGGGTCCGGCAAGAGTCGGCTGGTGCGGCGGCTGGCCCGCTTGCAGGAGGCGACCCGGGTACCGCGCGTGCTGTGGCAGTGCGGCCGAGGGGACGCGTCCGAGATGCCGGAGGTGCCCTCCGACGGTCCGCTGCTTCTCCTGGTGGAGGACGTCCACCGCGCCGGTGCCGACGAACTGGCTTACCTGCGCGGCCTGTTGGAGCATCCCGCGCCGGGCCTTGCGGCGGCGGTGACGTACCGGCCGGAGTCCCTGGCCGAACCCGGGTCGCCGCTGGGATCGCCCCGCCCGCGCTATCCGGCCGAACTGGTGGTGCTGCGGCACCGCGTCGAGCCCTGGAGCCGCGAGCAGGTGCGGCAGGCCGCCGTCGCGGCGCTCGGTGAGCGGTGCGCGGACGAGGCCGTGGCGCGGTTGCACGAGCGCTCGGGCGGCTCGGCGCAGGTCGTGGCGGACCTGCTCGCGGTACTGCGGGACAGCGCGCCGAAGCGGTGCACCGCCGATGCCGTGGACGCCGTCGGTGCCCCGGTGCGGCTGGCCGGAATGATGCGCGACCGCCTCGCCGCCGTCCCGGCCCGGCACCGGGTGGTGGTGTGGGCGGCGGCGGTCCTCGACGAGCCCGCCACCCGCCGCGAACTGCTCACCGTGGCGGGTCTGGGGCCCGAGCACGGCCGGGCGGCACTCGTCGCGGCAACGGCTCGGTCCGCGCTGGTCACCGACGCCGAGGGCAGGTACGTGCTCCCCGTTCCGTTGGGCTCCGTCGCCGTACGGGAGGGGCTGCCGTGGCCGGTGCTCCAGGACCTGCACGGCCGGGCGGCGGACGTCCTGCTCGGCAGGCAGCCGGTGCCGTGGGCGGTCGTCGCCCGGCACCGCGGAGTCGCGGGGCATGTGCGCGGCTGGCTGCGTGCGGTGGAGCAGGCCGCCCGGGAGTCCGCCGAGGAGGAGCGACACCAGGAGGCCGTCACGCTCCTGGAACGGACCCTCACCTCGCCGCTGGTTCCCCGGTCGGCCCGGGCCCGGCTCTCCCCGATGCTGGCGCGCAGTGCCACGGTGGGTCTGCACGTGGAGCAGAGCGTGGAGCTGCTGTCCCAGATCGTGGAGGACGAGACGCTGCCGGAGTCCGTCCGCGGCGAGGTACGCCTCAACCTCGGCCTTGTGCTCACCAACCAGGTGGGCGGGGGTCAGCTGGGGTGGCCCGAGCTGGAGCAGGCCGCGGAGGAACTGCGCGAGCACCGGCCGGACCTCGCCGCCCGCGCCATGATCGCGCTCGCCGCCACCAGCTGGCCCGGCCAGTCCCTCGACGTCCACCTGGCCTGGATGGCACGGGCCGAGGAAGCGGCGAACGCCTCCGAGGACGAGGCGATCCGGGTGAACACCGCCCTGACCCGGGCCTGGGTCGAGTGCAGTTACGGCAACCCACGGGGCTGGGACCTCCTGAGGTCGCTCCCGGCGGACAGCCCCGACCCCGAGCTCCGCAGGGAGGTGGCGCGCTGCCTGTGCAACATCGCCGACTCGGCGGTGTGGCTGGGCTGGTACGACCGTGCGGAGAAACTGCTCGCCGACGGCGTGGCACTGGCCTCCGGGTCGCCCTACACCGAGTACGGGGCGCGGGGCACCAGACTCGTACTGGACTGGAGCACAGGGCACTGGACGGGACTGGCCGAACGGTGCGAGAGCTACCTGGCCGAGGGCGACAGCGCGGAGGGACTCTCCGGGGACGGCCACTACGTACTGGGGCTGCTGGGCCTGGCGCACGGCGAGTGGTCACGTACGACGTCCTGGCTGTCGGGCGTGGCGGACTCCTCGAACGACCTCGCGGCCGGGGCGTCCGCCGCGCTGGTCCGGTTGTCGCTGGCACGCGAGGACACCTCCGCCGCGGTGTCCGAGGCCAGGGCCGCCTGGCAGCGGGTGGCGGAGAAGGCCATGTGGGTGGGCACCTCCGACCTCCCGCCACGTGCGGTGGAGGCCGTCGCCCTGGCGGACGGAGCAGCAGCCGCCCAGCAGATGGTGGACGCCTTCGCGGCGGGCATCGACGGCCGCGAAGCGCCCGCGGCACAGGCCGCGCTGATCTGGGCTCGCGCGGTCCTGGCAGAGGTGACCGGGGCGCCGACCGAAGCCGTACCGCTGTACCGGGCGGCGGCCGAGGCTTACGCGGCCCTGCACCACCCCTACGCCGAGGCTTTGACCGGGGAGGGCGCCGCTCGGTGCGTATTGGGGGCGGAGGCTGGGGCTGGGGTGGGCTCGTCCGGGGACGGCTCGTCCGGGGTGGGCTCCTCCGGGGACGGCTCGTCCGGGGTGGGCTCCTCCGGGGACGGCTCGTCCGGGGTGGGCTCCTCCGACGACGGCCGGGCAGGCGCCACCGCCACGGCGGGCACCTCCGACGAGGACCGGGCACGCGCCATCGACGAACTGAGCGCCGCCGTGGAACGGTTCACGTACCTGGGCGCGAACTGGGACGCCGCGCGTGCCCGCGCCCTGCTGAGAGCACACCGTCCCGAGAAGCGTCCCCGTGGGCGGCCCTCCTACCACGGAGACCTCTCGCCACGTGAGCGCGAGGTGGCGGAGCTGGCGGCCACCGGGCTGACCAACCGCGAGATCGCGAGCACCCTCCACCTGTCGCACCGCACGGTGGAGCAGCACATCGCCCACGCCATGCGGAAGGTCGGCACGGACTCCCGGCGGGGGCTGGTGCCGCGTGCTGGGGCCGAGGGCTCGGGGGGTTGA
- a CDS encoding carbohydrate ABC transporter permease: MVSPAPARPARRLPALRPATIAHALVWLMIAFDILVLLWMVLSSLKNAREIFASPFGLPSDWQFENWERAWEVGAFGPAILRTVLVVAATAVGTVAIAAPAAYALSRFGNRSAGALTSFVAMGLGIPIQAIMLPLFVALSRIGLVNSLGGLIVVYIATSVPFAVFFLTAFFRSLSGELEEAAALDGAGAWRTFWQIMLPLARSGIVTLVILNVIGHWSEGMLALIFLQDPSQHTLSLALLGFMTRVQYSGADWGGLFAAIGIVVLPLLIVYVWLGRRIIEGMTLGSGK, translated from the coding sequence ATGGTTTCCCCCGCACCGGCGCGGCCCGCGCGTCGCCTGCCCGCCCTGCGCCCGGCGACGATCGCCCACGCACTGGTCTGGCTGATGATCGCCTTCGACATCCTCGTCCTGCTCTGGATGGTGCTGTCCTCGCTCAAGAACGCGCGCGAGATCTTCGCCTCGCCCTTCGGACTGCCGTCCGACTGGCAGTTCGAGAACTGGGAGCGCGCGTGGGAGGTGGGCGCGTTCGGGCCCGCCATCCTCCGCACCGTCCTGGTCGTCGCCGCGACGGCGGTGGGCACCGTCGCGATCGCGGCGCCCGCCGCATACGCGCTCAGCCGATTCGGCAACCGGTCGGCCGGTGCGCTCACCTCCTTCGTCGCGATGGGTCTCGGTATCCCGATCCAGGCGATCATGCTGCCGCTGTTCGTGGCGCTCTCCCGAATCGGTCTGGTGAACTCCCTGGGCGGCCTGATCGTCGTCTACATCGCGACGTCGGTGCCCTTCGCGGTGTTCTTCCTGACCGCCTTCTTCCGAAGCCTGTCCGGCGAGCTGGAGGAAGCGGCGGCACTCGACGGCGCCGGCGCCTGGCGCACGTTCTGGCAGATCATGCTGCCGCTGGCACGCAGCGGGATCGTCACACTGGTGATCCTGAACGTGATCGGTCACTGGAGCGAGGGCATGCTGGCCCTGATCTTCCTCCAGGACCCGTCGCAGCACACCCTGTCGCTGGCGCTGCTGGGCTTCATGACACGCGTCCAGTACAGCGGCGCGGACTGGGGAGGACTGTTCGCGGCGATCGGCATCGTCGTGCTGCCCCTGCTGATCGTGTACGTGTGGCTCGGGCGCCGGATCATCGAGGGCATGACGCTGGGCAGCGGGAAGTGA